A genomic window from Colletotrichum destructivum chromosome 7, complete sequence includes:
- a CDS encoding Putative pectate lyase, pectin lyase/virulence factor: protein MFAKSFLLAAAALVQHAAAASAVSGTPEGFASGVTGGGSATAVTPTTNDELVSYLGDSEARVILLTKTFDFTDSEGTATETGCAPWGTGSACQLAINKDKWCDNYQADAPTVSVTYNKAGLNPIKVASNKSIVGSGSKGVIVGKGLRIAGAKNVIIQNIKIENINPKYVWGGDAITLDTTDNVWIDHVTTSKIGRQHLVLGTSASGKVTVSNCDFDGESEFSATCDGYHYWTAYFAGSNDQITFKNNYVHHFSGRSPKVNGNSFVHAINNYWAETSGHAFEVDEGGYVLAEGNVFNGISTVLESGGAGATLAITSSNAAQCESKLGRACQANSLTSSGKFDGSDTSVLSKFGSADIPDAVAASSVSSSAAGFGKI, encoded by the exons ATGTTTGCCAAGTCCTTCCTTCTGGCCGCtgcggccctcgtccagcacgccgctgccgcctccgccgtctCCGGCACCCCTGAGGGGTTCGCCTCCGGcgtcacgggcggcggctcggccacggccgtcACCCCCACCACCAATGACGAGCTGGTCTCGTACCTCGGCGACAGCGAGGCCCGCGTCATCCTCCTGACCAAGACGTTCGACTTCACCGACTCCGAGGGCACCGCTACCGAGACCGGATGCGCGCCCTGGGGCACTGGCTCGGCGTGCCAGCtcgccatcaacaaggacaagTGGTGCGACAACTACCAGGCCGACGCGCCCACCGTCTCCGTCACGTacaacaaggccggcctcaACCCCATCAAGGTCGCCTCCAACAAGTCCATCgtcggctccggctccaagggcgtcatcgtcggcaagGGCCTGCGgatcgccggcgccaagaaCGTCATCATCCAGAACATCAAGATCGAGAACATCAACCCCAAGTACGTCTGGGGCGGTGATGCCATCACCCTCGACACCACCGATAACGTCTGGATCGACCACGTTACC ACCTCCAAGATCGGCCGCCAGCACCTTGTCCTCGGCACCTCCGCCTCAGGCAAGGTGACCGTCTCCAACTGCGACTTTGACGGTGAGAGCGAGTTCTCCGCCACCTGCGACGGCTACCACTACTGGACCGCCTACTTCGCCGGCTCGAACGACCAGATCACCTTTAAGAACAACTACGTCCACCACTTCTCTG GCCGCTCCCCCAAGGTGAACGGTAACTCCTTCGTCCACGCCATCAACAACTACTGGGCCGAGACTTCGGGCCACGccttcgaggtcgacgagggcggctacgttctcgccgagggcaacgTCTTCAACGGCATCTCCACCGTCCTCGAatccggcggcgccggcgccacccTCGCCATCACctcctccaacgccgcccAGTGCGAGTCCAAGCTCGGCCGCGCCTGCCAGGCCAACAGCCTCACCAGCTCGGGCAAATTCGACGGCTCCGACACCAGCGTCCTGTCCAAGTTCGGCTCCGCCGACAtccccgacgccgtcgccgcctcttccgtctccagcagcgccgccggcttcggcaAGATCTAA
- a CDS encoding Putative Galactose-binding-like domain superfamily, galactose mutarotase-like domain superfamily has product MKVPGLSAIAVAGTLVNAAKGPFLEQINDSTWVIGNDHWNLTQGALYATKLFWEGVPGADLVGSAVGHYVGYDGENNFRFTNATVASRGTDYIDVSFSAAAGDFHWVIFDDLTGAYQYFVNRALPDISILRTLWRLAPDLFPNGRTHLKDEPLPDFSLYASATNVQDETWQLADGSFITKYDWSNAVRDRDFYGVYGPKAGSWYIHPSTEYYNSDHLSQTLTVHRESKTGDAVQLNVVQDTSHFRVGQKVAQPEGKVWGPWLWYLNNGDVADAARKRKEEDKHVPYTWFKDAAYHSRGGVQGTLTLSDGRPASGAAVFLGDADTTVRPSIQGRNYYYTTYANDKGRFSFDGVRSGSYAVYATSNGGKLGDVYTNFTAPVTVAKDKTLNLGQLTWGVPPKGKRVFQVGEFDKKASGFRNGGVPYQHGVAAQSPANLTFTVGESRDSDWYFAQSALGKWTIEFGLAASDVAANRTALLSVSLAGYSQSGALDVDVNGHVYGSLNKDGLTSDPALYRSGKVSGEWRFLQYRIDADVLRAGVNTVGFTVTRYTQWRGFLWDSIILEWI; this is encoded by the exons ATGAAGGTCCCCGGGCTATCAGCTATCGCCGTGGCCGGCACACtggtcaacgccgccaaagGACCGTTCCTCGAGCAGATCAACGATTCGACTTGGGTCATCGGAAACGATCACTGGAACCTGACCCAAGGCGCACTCTACGCTACCAAGCTTTTCTGGGAGGGTGTGCCAGGCGCCGATCTGGTGGGCTCGGCCGTCGGTCACTACGTCGGTTACG ACGGAGAGAACAACTTCAGGTTCACCAACGCCACCGTCGCGTCCCGGGGAACGGACTACATCGACGTCAGCTTctccgccgctgccggcgacTTCCACTGGGTCATCTTTGACGACCTGACCGGCGCGTACCAGTATTTCGTCAACCGCGCCCTGCCCGACATCAGCATCCTGCGGACCCTGTGGAGGCTGGCGCCCGACCTCTTCCCCAACGGCCGCACCCATCTCAAGGATGAGCCCCTGCCCGACTTCTCGCTGTACGCAAGCGCGACCAACGTCCAGGACGAGACCTggcagctggccgacggcTCCTTCATCACCAAGTATGACTGGTCCAACGCCGTCAGGGACCGCGACTTTTACGGCGTCTACGGGCCCAAGGCCGGGTCCTGGTACATCCACCCCTCGACCGAGTACTACAACAGCGACcacctgagccagactttgaCG GTTCATCGGGAGTCCAAGACCGGCGACGCTGTTCAGCTCAACGTTGTCCAGGATACTTCGCACTTTCGGGTTGGGCAGAAGGTCGCCCAGCCGGAGGGCAAGGTCTGGGGGCCTTGGCTCTGGTATCTG AACAACGGAGACGTCGCGGATGCCGCGCGGAAGcgcaaggaggaggacaagcATGTCCCCTACACCTGGTTCAAGGACGCAGCCTACCACTCCCGCGGCGGGGTGCAGGGGACCCTGACGCTGTCCGATGGCCGCCCGGCCTCGGGCGCCGCagtcttcctcggcgacgccgacacgACCGTCCGCCCGTCGATCCAGGGCAGGAACTACTACTACACCACCTACGCCAACGACAAGGGccgcttctccttcgacGGGGTGCGCAGCGGCTCCTACGCCGTCTACGCGACGTccaacggcggcaagctcggcgacgtgTACACCAACTTCACCGCGCCCGTCACCGTTGCCAAGGACAAGACGCTCAACCTGGGCCAGCTCACGTGGGGCGTCCCGCCCAAGGGTAAGCGCGTCTTCCAGGTCGGCGAGTTCGACAAGAAGGCCAGCGGCTTCCGGAACGGCGGCGTCCCGTACCAGCACGGCGTGGCGGCGCAGAGCCCGGCGAACCTGACCTTCACCGTCGGAGAGTCCCGGGACTCGGACTGGTACTTCGCGCAGTCGGCGCTCGGCAAGTGGACGATCGAGTTCGGCCTCGCCGCaagcgacgtcgccgccaacagGACGGCGCTGCTGAGCGTCTCCCTGGCCGGGTACTCGCAGAGCGGcgcgctcgacgtcgacgtcaacgGGCACGTCTACGGCTCGCTGAACAAGGACGGTCTGACGAGCGACCCGGCGCTGTACCGCTCGGGCAAGGTCAGCGGCGAGTGGCGGTTCCTGCAGTACAGGATCGACGCGGACGTCCTCCGGGCGGGCGTCAACACCGTCGGCTTCACCGTCACCCGCTACACCCAGTGGAGGGGGTTCCTGTGGGACAGCATCATCTTGGAGTGGATTTGA
- a CDS encoding Putative aldolase-type TIM barrel produces the protein MSRTKVPPNGIWAPAVTLFNPDTDELDLEAQAKYYSYLSKTGLAGLVVLGTNAEQFLLTREERKALIATARKATGPDYPIMAGCGMHSVKQVLELLNDAKDAGADSALVLPPAYFGKQTTPAVIDRFFNEVAEKTPLPIVIYNFPIVCNGIDLDSGTIAKLAKKHDTIVGVKLTCGAVAKIVRLSAELSPERFATYGGQSDFLLGGLTSGSAGCIAAFANVFPRVTVQIYKLHAEGKVQEAWELHKKAAIAEQATKAGIATIKYAASVFTAPRAGLGGQEKLFQPRSPYLPASEDQKKTVHDLMEELNKVEEELAASS, from the coding sequence ATGTCCCGCACCAAGGTTCCCCCCAACGGTATCTGGGCCCCCGCCGTGACGCTCTTCAACCCCGACAcggacgagctcgacctcgaggcgcAAGCAAAGTACTACTCGTACCTCTCCAAGAcgggcctcgccggcctcgtcgtcctcggcaccaATGCGGAGCAGTTCCTCCTGACGCGCGAGGAGCGCAAGgccctcatcgccaccgCCCGCAAGGCGACGGGCCCCGACTACCCCATCATGGCCGGCTGCGGCATGCACTCGGTCAAgcaggtcctcgagctcctcaacgacgccaaggacgccggcgccgactcggccctcgtcctcccgcCCGCCTACTTCGGCAAGCAGACCACgcccgccgtcatcgaccgCTTCTTCaacgaggtcgccgagaagacgcCGCTGCCCATCGTCATCTACAACTTCCCCATCGTCTGCAAcggcatcgacctcgacagCGGCACCATCGCgaagctggccaagaagcacgacaccatcgtcggcgtgAAGCTCACctgcggcgccgtcgccaagatcGTCCGCCTGTCCGCCGAGCTGTCGCCCGAGAGGTTCGCCACGTACGGCGGCCAGTCcgacttcctcctcggcggcctgaCCTCGGGCAGCGCGGGCtgcatcgccgccttcgccaacgTCTTCCCCCGCGTGACGGTGCAGATCTACAAGCTGCACGCCGAGGGAAAGGTTCAGGAGGCCTGGGAGCTGCacaagaaggccgccatcgccgagcaggccACCAAGGCGGGCATCGCCACCATCAAGTACGCCGCGTCCGTCTTCACGGCGCCCCGcgccgggctcggcggccaggagaAGCTGTTCCAGCCGCGCAGCCCGTACCTGCCGGCTAGCGAGGAtcagaagaagacggtgcACGACTTGATGGAGGAGCTCaacaaggtcgaggaggagcttgCGGCTTCCAGCTGA
- a CDS encoding Putative hydantoinase A/oxoprolinase, hydantoinase B/oxoprolinase, hydantoinase/oxoprolinase, giving the protein MAVKSHRIRISIDRGGTFTDVHASIPGRGDIILKLLSVDPANYQDAPTEGIRRILEMVTGETLPRGQLLDLFHVESIRMGTTVATNALLERKGERVALITTKGFRDLLAIGNQSRPNIFDLSVTRPEVLFDEVVEVEERITMEDYTEDPASVKTAPTSDDPQLVTAVTGETIRVLMRPDLAAIKTQLEKVREQGFRSIAIVFIHSYAYPDHELLVGRVASEMGFSVTLSSEVQPMINVVPRGMSAVADAYLTPVIRQYIDSISANFKGGFGAAATRIEFMQSDGGLVDYRKFSGLKAILSGPAGGVVGYAQTSWDDEERQPVIGFDMGGTSTDVSRYAGVYDHVFETTTAGIAIQSPQLDIHTVAAGGGSILTWKNGLFNVGPESASAHPGPACYRKGGPLTVTDANLFLGRLLPEYFPKVFGPKENEPLNREVTAAKFLELTSDINKDREVAGLSLLSPEEVALGFLKVADEGMASPIRALTEARGYEAGAHHLACFGGAGGQHACSVATVLGISRVIIHKYSSILSAYGMSLADVVHEIQKPSAISYSEETKGSIQEQLEDLSSQATLELMKQGFTEDLITHDTYLNMRYAGSSSSLMILKGADWDFKTEFEEAHRRGFGFHFPEKAIIVDDIRVRATGAARAKVEKSPFAQMKAVGGSSTPSSPEPSTTNRVYFEGHGHLDTAVYQLETIPVGARIAGPALIIDNTQTILVTPSTTATVLESYVVIDRELEGRVVKQDGEQEEFSPVQLTVFGHRFMSIAEQMGRTLQKTAVSTNIKERLDFSCAIFSPDGGLVANAPHVPVHLGSMQFAVRYQHELWKGRLRDGDVLVSNHPSCGGTHLPDITVITPVFDGEEIAFYVASRGHHADIGGILPGSMPPTSYALWQEGAAIESTKLVSEGRFDEDEVRRLLLEEPAQYEGCSGTRRLQDNLSDLNAQIAANAKGISLIKALITENGLATVHRYMYAIQHTAEHAVRELMQDTLAKFGPEPLVAVDYMDDGTPISLKITIAADGSATFDFSGTGPHVLGNTNAPIAITHSAIIYCLRGLISSQIPLNQGCLAPIDIVIPEGSILNPGAGLAVVGGNVLTSQRITDVVLRAFRASAASQGCCNNLTFGTGGKDPVTGEHKDGFGYYETIAGGAGAGPTWVGQSGVHTHMTNTRITDPEVFEKRYPCILRRFQLRENSGGKGQNKGGDGTVREIEFRVPVQCSILSERRSRRPYGMEGGGDGEAGINLVIVRDDMTGKDRTVNLGAKATTKLRAGERVIIQSPGGGAWGAPIGSN; this is encoded by the coding sequence ATGGCGGTCAAATCACATCGCATCCGCATTTCAATTGACCGAGGTGGCACTTTCACCGATGTTCACGCCTCCATTCCTGGCAGAGGCGATATCATCCTCAAGCTTCTCTCTGTTGATCCCGCCAACTACCAAGATGCCCCAACAGAAGGCATTCGCAGAATCCTTGAGATGGTGACCGGGGAGACGCTACCCAGGGGGCAATTGCTCGATCTGTTCCATGTCGAGTCAATCCGCATGGGCACCACAGTAGCCACGAacgccctcctcgaacgGAAAGGCGAGCGCGTGGCCCTGATCACGACCAAGGGTTTCCGAGACCTGCTGGCGATCGGAAACCAATCGCGTCCCAACATTTTCGACCTCTCCGTCACGCGGCCAGAGGTCCTCTTTGACGAGGTTGTCGAAGTTGAAGAGCGCATCACGATGGAAGACTACACTGAGGATCCAGCATCCGTCAAGACCGCTCCGACGTCTGATGACCCCCAACTGGTTACGGCCGTCACTGGCGAGACCATTCGCGTTCTCATGAGACCAGACTTGGCGGCGATCAAGACGCAGCTCGAAAAGGTCAGGGAACAGGGCTTCCGGTCCATCGCCATTGTCTTCATTCACTCTTATGCATACCCGGATCACGAGCTGTTGGTCGGCAGAGTAGCCTCAGAAATGGGTTTCTCAGTGACTCTGTCTTCAGAAGTCCAGCCCATGATCAACGTCGTACCTCGCGGCATGTCTGCCGTGGCCGACGCCTACCTCACCCCGGTCATCCGACAGTACATCGACTCCATATCGGCCAACTTCAAGGGCGGTTTCGGTGCAGCCGCCACTCGCATAGAGTTCATGCAAtcggacggcggcctcgtggaCTACCGAAAGTTCAGCGGACTGAAAGCCATCCTCTCCGGCCCGGCCGGCGGTGTTGTCGGCTATGCGCAGACATCatgggacgacgaggagcgccAGCCGGTCATCGGATTCGACATGGGCGGGACTTCCACGGACGTGTCGCGTTACGCGGGCGTGTACGATCACGTTTTTGAGACCACGACTGCGGGCATCGCCATCCAATCGCCGCAGCTCGACATCCACACCGTCGCTGCCGGAGGTGGTTCCATCCTGACCTGGAAGAACGGGCTATTCAACGTCGGCCCCGAGTCCGCCTCAGCGCATCCCGGGCCAGCATGCTACCGCAAGGGGGGGCCGCTTACCGTAACCGACGCGAACCTCTTCCTCGGTAGACTGCTCCCTGAGTACTTCCCCAAGGTCTTTGGCCCCAAGGAGAACGAGCCTCTCAACCGCGAGGTCACTGCAGCCAAGTTTCTGGAGCTCACAAGcgacatcaacaaggacAGAGAAGTGGCTGGTCTCTCCCTCTTATCTCCAGAGGAAGTTGCCCTCGGCTTCTTGAAGGTTGCCGATGAGGGTATGGCGAGCCCCATCCGTGCGTTGACAGAAGCTCGTGGCTACGAGGCTGGCGCCCATCATCTGGCTTGCTTTGGCGGTGCTGGCGGCCAGCACGCCTGCTCCGTTGCGACTGTCCTCGGCATCTCTCGCGTCATTATCCACAAGTACTCCTCCATCCTCTCAGCGTATGGTATGTCGCTTGCAGACGTCGTCCACGAGATCCAGAAGCCATCCGCCATCTCCTACTCTGAGGAGACCAAGGGCAGCATCCAAGAGCAGCTCGAGGATCTCTCCTCTCAGGCCACTCTGGAGTTGATGAAGCAAGGCTTCACCGAGGACCTCATCACCCACGACACCTATCTCAATATGCGATATGCCGGATCGAGCAGCTCCCTCATGATCCTGAAGGGGGCCGACTGGGATTTTAAGACCGAGTTTGAGGAAGCCCACCGCCGCGGTTTCGGCTTCCACTTCCCCGAAaaggccatcatcgtcgacgacatccgAGTTCGAGCCACCGGCGCAGCTCGtgccaaggtcgagaagagcCCATTTGCCCAGATGAAGGCCGTCGGAGGATCCTCGACTCCCAGCAGTCCCGAGCCCAGTACAACCAACCGTGTCTATTTCGAGGGCCACGGCCACCTCGACACCGCCGTTTACCAGCTCGAGACCATACCCGTCGGCGCTCGCATCGCCGGCCCTGCCTTGATCATCGACAACACCCAAACGATCCTAGTCACCccgtccacgaccgccacGGTCCTCGAGAGCtacgtcgtcatcgaccgCGAGCTGGAAGGGAGAGTCGTCAAGCAGGATGGCGAACAGGAAGAGTTCAGCCCCGTCCAACTTACCGTCTTTGGCCACCGCTTCATGTCTATCGCCGAGCAGATGGGACGGACGCTGCAGAAGACTGCCGTGTCGACCAACATCAAAGAGCGTCTGGACTTCTCTTGTGCGATCTTCagccccgacggcggcctcgtcgccaacgccccGCACGTCCCGGTGCACCTCGGGTCCATGCAGTTTGCCGTGCGCTACCAGCACGAGCTGTGGAAAGGCAGGCTCCGggacggcgacgtcctcgtaTCGAACCACCCGTCCTGCGGCGGCACCCACTTGCCTGACATCACCGTCATCACACCCGTCTTTGACGGAGAAGAGATCGCCTTCTACGTCGCCTCGAGAGGACACCATGCGgacatcggcggcatcctaCCCGGCTCCATGCCACCGACGTCGTACGCCCTTTGGCAAGAAGGTGCCGCGATTGAGTCGACGAAGCTGGTGAGCGAGGGCCGtttcgacgaggacgaggtccgtcgcctcctcctcgaggagccAGCGCAATATGAGGGCTGTTCGGGTACCCGGAGACTGCAGGACAACCTCTCCGATCTCAACGCGcagatcgccgccaacgccaaggGCATCTCCCTGATCAAGGCCCTCATCACGGAGAACGGTCTCGCCACCGTCCACAGGTACATGTATGCAATCCAGCACACTGCCGAACACGCCGTGCGCGAGTTGATGCAAGACACGCTCGCCAAGTTTGGTCCGGAGCCGCTCGTTGCGGTCGACTACATGGACGACGGCACGCCCATCTCTCTCAAGATCAcgatcgccgccgacggttCCGCGACCTTTGACTTCTCCGGCACGGGCCCGCACGTCCTCGGCAACACCAACGCGCCCATCGCCATCACGCACTCGGCCATCATCTACTGCCTGCGCGGCCTCATCTCCTCCCAGATCCCCCTCAACCAGGGCTGCCTAGCCCCGatcgacatcgtcatcccCGAGGGCAGCATCCTCAaccccggcgccggcctcgccgtggtcggcggcaacgtcctCACCTCGCAGCGCATCACCGACGTCGTGCTCAGAGCCTTCcgcgcctccgccgccagccagGGCTGCTGCAACAACCTAAccttcggcaccggcggcaaggaccCCGTCACGGGCGAGCACAAGGACGGCTTCGGGTACTACGAGACcatcgcgggcggcgccggcgccggtcccACATGGGTCGGCCAGAGCGGCGTCCACACGCACATGACAAACACGCGCATCACCGATCCCGAGGTCTTTGAGAAGCGGTACCCATGTATCCTCAGACGATTCCAGCTCCGCGAAAACTCGGGCGGCAAGGGCCaaaacaagggcggcgacggcaccgtcagGGAGATCGAGTTCCGTGTGCCTGTCCAGTGCTCCATTCTCAGTGAGCGGAGGAGCCGTCGGCCGTATGGcatggagggcggcggcgacggggaggCCGGCATCAACTTGGTCATTGTCCGGGACGACATGACGGGCAAAGACCGGACGGTCAACCTCGGcgcgaaggcgacgacgaagcttCGCGCGGGCGAGAGGGTTATCATCCAGTCACCTGGCGGAGGCGCCTGGGGGGCGCCTATTGGGTCAAACTGA